From Xiphophorus hellerii strain 12219 chromosome 9, Xiphophorus_hellerii-4.1, whole genome shotgun sequence, a single genomic window includes:
- the myoc gene encoding myocilin, with the protein MFFLSLLCVCGLLLRGDAQDRASLWRGNDRSGRCQYTFTVPSPAEATCPQAGGPELDGLKARLGVLEALVAQLGGKDVQPRGGQQGAAARPQPELREALSRAVAERNLLQGEKERLQRELDTLKLRMEEMRRETERLRSRPCLSQSPMAAATATQQDWGRGRPAAGSSQMSHLMTRPNRQGDSSNPRDSTWPHGAQGFQELKAEVTEVPAPDGNVDNTGCGQLISVGEPVTHRKADNIAGKYGVWMQDPEAVSPYGASMLWRIDTIGTEVRQLYGYDDMEQLSKGFPSKVLLLPDPLESTGATIYRGSLYYQRRLSRTLIRYDLASENVAARHELPHAGFHGQFPYSWGGYTDIDLSVDEKGLWAVYSTSKAQGAIVISKLDPHSLEVKRSWETSIRKASVANSFMICGKLYTVASYAARDTTINHVYDTATSQLKAVSIPFKNKYGYNSMIDYSLAQRKLFAWDNFHLVSYDLRLGRQQAN; encoded by the exons ATGTTCTTCCTCTCCTTGCTGTGCGTATGTGGTCTCCTGCTGCGAGGTGATGCCCAGGACCGAGCCTCCCTGTGGAGGGGGAACGACCGGAGCGGCCGATGCCAGTACACCTTCACCGTGCCCAGCCCCGCGGAGGCCACCTGCCCTCAGGCTGGAGGTCCAGAGCTGGACGGCCTGAAGGCCAGGCTCGGTGTGCTGGAGGCGCTGGTGGCCCAGCTCGGCGGGAAGGACGTTCAGCCGCGGGGAGGCCAGCAGGGGGCCGCTGCCAGACCGCAGCCCGAGCTCCGGGAGGCTCTCAGCCGAGCGGTGGCAGAGAGGAACCTGCTGCAAGGGGAGAAAGAGAGGCTGCAGAGGGAGCTGGACACGCTGAAGCTCAGGATGGAGGAGATGAGGCGGGAGACGGAGAGGCTGAGGAGCAGACCCTGCCTGTCTCAGAGCCCAATGGCAGCTGCCACCGCCACCCAGCAAGACTGGGGCAGAGGCAGACCGGCTGCTG GTTCCAGTCAGATGTCCCACCTCATGACGAGGCCCAACCGGCAGGGCGACAGCAGCAACCCGAGAG ATTCAACCTGGCCGCATGGAGCCCAGGGCTTTCAGGAGCTGAAGGCTGAGGTGACCGAGGTGCCTGCACCAGACGGCAATGTCGACAACACAG GATGCGGGCAGCTGATCTCCGTGGGCGAGCCGGTCACCCACAGGAAGGCCGACAACATCGCAGGCAAATACGGTGTCTGGATGCAGGATCCTGAGGCCGTTTCCCCCTATGGAGCCAGCATGCTCTGGCGCATCGACACGATTGGCACCGAGGTCAGGCAGCTGTATGGGTATGATGACATGGAGCAGCTCTCCAAAGGCTTCCCCTCCAAG GTCCTGCTGCTGCCAGACCCATTGGAAAGCACCGGGGCCACGATATACCGAGGGTCCCTGTACTACCAGAGACGGCTGAGTCGCACCCTGATCCGCTATGACCTGGCCTCTGAGAATGTGGCGGCCCGTCATGAACTCCCCCACGCTGGCTTCCATGGCCAGTTCCCCTACTCCTGGGGCGGGTACACGGACATCGACCTGTCTGTGGACGAGAAGGGGCTGTGGGCCGTATACTCCACCAGCAAGGCCCAAGGAGCCATTGTGATCTCGAAGCTGGACCCACACAGTCTGGAGGTGAAGAGGAGCTGGGAGACGAGCATCAGGAAGGCGTCCGTGGCCAACTCCTTCATGATCTGCGGGAAGCTTTACACCGTGGCCAGCTACGCAGCCCGTGACACCACCATCAACCATGTGTACGACACAGCAACCAGCCAGCTGAAGGCCGTGTCCATTCCCTTCAAGAACAAGTACGGCTACAACAGCATGATTGACTACAGCTTGGCCCAAAGGAAGCTGTTTGCCTGGGACAACTTCCACCTAGTGTCCTACGACCTCAGGCTGGGTCGTCAGCAGGCTAACTGA